One segment of Colius striatus isolate bColStr4 chromosome 11, bColStr4.1.hap1, whole genome shotgun sequence DNA contains the following:
- the DBI gene encoding acyl-CoA-binding protein, translating into MTEAAFQKAAEEVKQLKSQPTDQEMLDVYSHYKQATVGDVNTDRPGMLDFKGKAKWDAWSALKGTSKEDAMKAYIAKVEELKGKYGI; encoded by the exons ATGACTGAG GCCGCGTTTCAGAAGGCTGCGGAGGAGGTGAAGCAGCTCAAGTCCCAACCGACGGACCAGGAGATGCTGGATGTCTACAGCCACTACAAACAGGCAACGGTGGGCGACGTGAACACGG ACCGCCCTGGTATGCTGGACTTCAAAGGCAAAGCAAAGTGGGATGCCTGGAGTGCATTGAAAG GAACATCCAAAGAAGATGCAATGAAAGCTTACATAGCAAAAGTGGAAGAACTAAAAGGCAAATATGGCATCTGA